Proteins encoded in a region of the Candidozyma auris chromosome 7, complete sequence genome:
- the TYE7 gene encoding regulatory transcription factor TYE7, with translation MAYYLDQTALTPSATSEDQWINNLLSSSAPMSTSNSYTFMNVPAVESNFSSAAFPNVLEDDSIFSASSGVSTVSSTPPIKEEEGDWNTSPASDGSDFMNSVTSKLQMMQQKNNLTPRALESIFDTKDVLKDSIDTTDEKKPIVTPSNSTYSSSSNSSSSSNSYNNNSNGGCSSQRKKRCPRKRLTESQKEAHNKVEKKYRVNINSKINSLQTVIPWFGRENSKSRIELKVNKSVILEKAYDYIVYLQKENEAMRKSLESRQ, from the coding sequence ATGGCTTACTACCTCGACCAAACGGCCCTCACGCCCTCAGCCACCTCCGAAGACCAGTGgatcaacaacttgttgcTGTCTCTGGCCCCCATGTCCACTTCCAACTCATACACTTTCATGAATGTCCCTGCTGTGGAGTCGAACTTCTCCTCAGCCGCGTTCCCCAACGTCTTGGAAGACGACAGCATATTTTCGGCCTCGTCAGGAGTTTCTACCGTCTCGAGCACTCCCCCaatcaaggaagaagaaggcgatTGGAATACTAGTCCAGCCTCAGACGGACTGGACTTCATGAATTCCGTGACGCTGAAGCTCCAGATGATGCAGCAGAAAAACAACTTGACTCCAAGAGCGTTGGAGTCTATTTTCGACACCAAAGATGTACTCAAAGATAGTATTGACACCACagacgagaagaaaccaaTTGTGACTCCAAGCAACAGCACctacagcagcagcagcaatagcagcagcagcagcaacagttataacaacaacagcaacgGAGGCTGTTcgagccaaagaaaaaagcggtgtccaagaaagagactAACCGAGTCGCAGAAAGAAGCACACAACAAGGTAGAAAAGAAGTATAGAGTGAACATCAATTCCAAGATCAACAGCTTGCAGACGGTGATTCCTTGGTTTGGCCGGGAGAACAGCAAGCTGCGGATCGAGTTGAAGGTTAACAAGctggtgattttggaaaaggCGTACGATTACATTGTGTATCTCCAGAAGGAGAACGAAGCCATGAGAAAGAGCCTCGAAAGCAGGCAGTAA